A window of the Streptomyces sp. NBC_00454 genome harbors these coding sequences:
- a CDS encoding DUF6191 domain-containing protein yields MAFVVFMTIPGLALLLTAIAFLDLTLERAGRAGLLPWRWSGRQGQMSSTGFEQLHASFSPGKQNELKERQSALVMRDDEEDGAPPRSRVDLDGGRAVIRLPATGGSGT; encoded by the coding sequence ATGGCCTTCGTCGTCTTCATGACCATCCCGGGGCTGGCGCTGCTGCTGACCGCCATCGCCTTCCTCGACCTGACGCTGGAACGCGCGGGCCGCGCCGGACTGCTGCCCTGGCGCTGGAGCGGCCGGCAGGGGCAGATGTCCTCGACGGGTTTCGAGCAGCTGCACGCGAGCTTCTCGCCGGGCAAGCAGAACGAGCTCAAGGAGCGGCAGAGCGCCCTCGTCATGCGCGACGACGAGGAGGACGGCGCTCCGCCCCGCTCCCGGGTGGACCTCGACGGCGGCCGCGCGGTGATCCGTCTGCCGGCTACGGGCGGCAGCGGTACGTGA
- a CDS encoding bifunctional GNAT family N-acetyltransferase/ATP-binding protein, with translation MNWLIHDYRESDLAAVVHLIDTTAELGQESVFSLAECISALTDRQPCVVAVHQGVPIGAALACVTGERAWVMRIAIASGWRGRGLASALLVELERRLIAARVGRIAYVLPEEDLLGEGLLNAGYTRQPAVAYFEKTEPLHGPAAGLLDDLGGRFLPNDLWVKVAGMEKEKDLIERRVVLPLAEPERAAVHGVRPPRAITLFGPPGTGKTTFARAIASRLGWPFVELLPSRLADEGNLATALRDAFSRIAELERVLVFIDEVEEIAPVRTEPAQPGGIHGVTNELLKLIPGFREGDERLLVCATNSIRSLDPAFLRPGRFDYLIPIGTPDAGARAAIWARYTAGRGDVDVAALVEASELFTPADIEHAARIAAQVSFERDLEAVGARGAAAAQLGASTEDYLAAVAQCRPTVTPAMTGEFAADIVAHARF, from the coding sequence GTGAACTGGCTGATCCACGACTACCGCGAGAGCGATCTCGCGGCCGTTGTCCATCTGATCGACACCACGGCCGAACTCGGCCAGGAGTCCGTCTTCTCCCTCGCCGAGTGCATCAGCGCCCTCACCGACCGGCAGCCCTGCGTGGTCGCCGTCCACCAGGGCGTCCCGATCGGCGCCGCGCTCGCCTGCGTCACCGGCGAACGGGCCTGGGTGATGCGCATCGCCATCGCCTCCGGCTGGCGCGGCCGGGGCCTGGCCAGCGCCCTGCTCGTCGAGCTGGAGCGCCGGCTCATCGCCGCCCGCGTGGGCCGCATCGCCTACGTCCTGCCCGAGGAGGACCTGCTCGGCGAGGGACTGCTCAACGCCGGTTACACCCGGCAGCCCGCCGTCGCCTACTTCGAGAAGACCGAGCCGCTGCACGGACCGGCTGCGGGCCTCCTCGACGACCTCGGCGGCCGCTTCCTCCCCAACGACCTGTGGGTCAAGGTCGCCGGCATGGAGAAGGAGAAGGACCTCATCGAGCGGCGCGTGGTCCTCCCGCTCGCCGAGCCCGAGCGGGCCGCCGTGCACGGGGTCCGGCCGCCGCGCGCCATCACCCTGTTCGGCCCGCCCGGCACCGGAAAGACCACCTTCGCCCGCGCCATCGCCTCCCGGCTCGGCTGGCCCTTCGTGGAACTGCTGCCCTCCCGGCTGGCCGACGAGGGGAACCTCGCCACCGCGCTGCGCGACGCCTTCTCGCGGATCGCCGAGCTGGAGCGGGTGCTCGTCTTCATCGACGAGGTCGAGGAGATCGCACCCGTGCGCACCGAGCCCGCGCAGCCCGGCGGGATCCACGGGGTGACCAACGAGCTGCTCAAGCTGATACCCGGCTTCCGGGAGGGCGACGAACGGCTGCTGGTCTGCGCGACCAACTCCATCCGCTCCCTCGACCCGGCCTTCCTGCGGCCCGGCCGCTTCGACTACCTGATCCCGATCGGCACCCCGGACGCGGGCGCCCGCGCCGCGATCTGGGCCCGCTACACGGCGGGGCGCGGCGATGTGGACGTGGCGGCGCTGGTGGAGGCGAGCGAGCTGTTCACCCCGGCCGACATCGAGCACGCGGCGCGGATCGCGGCGCAGGTGTCCTTCGAGCGGGACCTGGAGGCGGTGGGCGCCCGGGGCGCGGCGGCGGCGCAGCTGGGCGCGAGCACGGAGGACTACCTGGCGGCGGTCGCGCAGTGCCGGCCGACGGTGACCCCGGCGATGACGGGGGAGTTCGCGGCGGACATCGTCGCGCACGCGAGGTTCTAG
- a CDS encoding serine protease — translation MIQRIPSRPERRPRARGRRATRILLALASATALLSLNIPAALAEPPLGVTTTAAADAVAGRVGALFSGGLDGGHFCTAAVVRSDDRDVIATAAHCLDSLDSTYFAPGYRDGEAPYGLWKLTSAYMAPDWKDGQNPDDDIAFATVVPADDRQGESVEDLVGAFPVAAEQSADATFSIVGYPSSDDSPLHCANTTTLFSETQRRIECPDLSGGTSGSPWLVDGALAGVLGGYQGGGDVPEVSYSAVMGDQAVELYREAADSD, via the coding sequence ATGATCCAGCGCATCCCCTCCCGACCGGAACGCCGCCCCCGCGCCCGTGGCCGGCGTGCGACCCGGATCCTCCTGGCCCTGGCCTCGGCGACGGCCCTGCTGAGCCTGAACATCCCCGCCGCGCTCGCCGAGCCCCCGCTCGGAGTCACCACCACGGCCGCCGCCGATGCCGTGGCCGGGCGGGTCGGCGCGCTCTTCTCGGGCGGCCTCGACGGCGGGCACTTCTGCACCGCCGCCGTGGTGCGCAGCGACGACCGCGATGTGATCGCCACCGCCGCGCACTGTCTGGACAGCCTGGACAGCACCTACTTCGCGCCCGGCTACCGGGACGGCGAGGCCCCGTACGGGCTGTGGAAGCTGACCAGCGCCTACATGGCCCCGGACTGGAAGGACGGCCAGAACCCGGACGACGACATCGCCTTCGCGACGGTGGTCCCGGCCGACGACCGGCAGGGCGAGTCCGTCGAGGACCTGGTCGGCGCCTTCCCGGTGGCCGCGGAGCAGTCGGCCGACGCCACGTTCTCCATCGTGGGCTACCCGAGCAGCGACGACTCCCCGCTGCACTGCGCCAACACCACGACGTTGTTCTCCGAGACCCAGCGCCGCATCGAGTGCCCGGACCTCAGTGGCGGGACCAGCGGCAGCCCCTGGCTCGTGGACGGCGCCCTGGCGGGCGTGCTCGGCGGCTACCAGGGCGGCGGGGACGTCCCGGAGGTCTCGTACAGCGCGGTCATGGGCGACCAGGCGGTCGAGCTCTACCGCGAGGCCGCCGACAGCGACTGA